AATGCACCGGCCCGAAGTACAGGGCCATGTTGTAATGCTCATTGCCGGAGTGAGACAGTGGCAGGTTCAGCACTGCATCCAGGGTTTTTACTGTGTCAGAGGTTTCATCCGTTTGGGTGGAAATCTTCCCGCCTGCAAAGTGATCTTCAGAGATCAGGGTTTGTGTAAAGAATTTTTGCTTAAAACCAATCCAGGTCAGTTTCTCCTGAAATTCTTCTGATTCATCGCTGGTTTCTGACAGATAATCAGCGCCCTCTTCGGCCAGTTTATAATGCACGCTGGTATGTATTCGCTCTTCCTTTGCTGTTCTTTCCTGGCGCAGGAGGTTTGCATGCCAGAGGATTTGCATGGATTGCTGGCTGCGCGGAATAACATTATCAAAACCAATAAACTTTACATCGTAGCCAAGCATATAGCTGTTACCGTGGAGCGTGTATGTTTGCTCTATTCGCTGCCCTCCGCCCATATCAAGCCGCATGGTAAGGCTGGCAGAATCATTTCCGGTTACCCGGATGTCTGCATCTTCTGTATCAAAATAAAGGTCGGAGGTATTTACCTGCTGATCATGAGTACGGAAGAGATAGCCGAATTGCCAGTCATTACGCCCGCTGAAAAGCACCAGCGGCATAGAATCGAAAGTACTATAGTTCTTCAACTGAACGAAGGAAGGCGTCCCCCCTTTGCGGGAAACCCTCATTATGAGGTGTTCATTTTCGAGCGTTACTTCCCCCTCTTCTCCTTCAGAAAATGCTGCAAAATCCCCCGGAAGGATGGGTTTGGTTTCCTCCTTTGCTTTTTCTATTTGCTGAGCTTCATCTTCCGCTTTCTGTGGCACCACTTGCTCCGTATCGGTTTCGCGTGGCGCCAGCGCATCCTGAGAAGGGTCAGGTGCATTTAGGTAGGAAAAGACTATAAGTATTACGAAAATCAGGACAATCCCGATTATGCTGTTTCTATCCATCGGTTCCGTTTTGGCGGGTGCAAAGGTAGAAATATTGGGTAGTTTTGCCGTTTAATATCCCTTTCTGCATTTGGGTTGTTTTAAGCATCTCTGCTTATCTTTCCCCACCACAAAAAATAGTTACTCCCGAAAATCGAAAACATGGGATCAGCCTCAAATAATCGTACAATCGTCCACATGGACCTCGACTCATTCTTTGTGTCGGTGGAGCGGCTTATGGACAGCAGGCTCAATGGAAAGCCCGTACTCGTGGGTGGCACCGGCAGCCGGGGCGTGGTGGCCTCGTGCAGTTATGAGGCGCGGACATTCGGCATACACTCGGCCATGCCCATGCGCACCGCCCTGCAGCTTTGCCCGGACGCCATAGTGCTGAAAGGAGATTCGGGCCGCTACAGCAAGTATTCTGATATTATTACGGAAATCATTAAGCAGGAGGTGCCCCTCTTCGAGAAAACCTCCATTGATGAATTTTACCTGGACCTAAGTGGGATGGACCGCTTCTTTGGCTGCTATAAATTGTCATCGGCCCTGCGAAAGAAGATCATAAAAGAAACGGGGCTGCCAATATCCTTTGGCCTGTCAATAAATAAAACGGTGGCAAAAGTGGCGACAGGCGAGGCCAAGCCGAATAATGAAATACAGGTGGAACGGGGCCTGGAAAAACCATTTCTCTCACCGTTGCCGGTAGGAAAAATCCCCATGATAGGAGAAAAGACCGCGTTGCTCCTGGGTCGCATGGGCGTGAAGAAAATACACACCTTGCAGGAAATGCCCGTAGAATTGATGGAAAAGGCGATGGGCAAGAATGGCGTGGCAATATGGAAAAAAGCCAATGCCATTGACAATGCCCCCGTAGAGCCATATCAGGAGCGGAAATCAATTTCGCTGGAGCGCACTTTTGAACACGATACCACGGACGTAACCAAGCTCCGCAACCTGCTGATAGCGATGGCCGAAAACCTGGCTTACCAGCTACGTCAGGGAAACAAGCTCACCGCCTGCGTTACGGTAAAACTCCGGTATTCCGACTTCAACACCTATACGTTACAAAAACGCATTCCCTACACTTCCTGCGATCATCATGTAATAGATTATACAAAAGAGCTTTTTGAGAAACTTTACAACAAGCGCCTGCTGGTGCGGCTGGTGGGGCTAAAGTTCAGCCACCTGACAGGGGGAGGCTACCAGATGCAGCTCTTTGAAGATAATCCCGAGCTTATAAACCTGTATCAGGCCATGGACAAAATGCGCAACCGCTTTGGCCTGAATGCGGTGAAACGTGCCGTAGGAATGGACTCCCGCGGCCTGGGCCGTGCAAATCCCTTTAATGGAATGCCCCCGGTAATAATGGCGCACCGTAGGCAGTAGGAACGCCAGACTTCCACCTGCCGCCTGATCAAATAGATCAATAGATATGAAGAATCTTCCGCCTGGCTTTTTTTGCGATCCATACTTTTTGGTTTCCAACATTTTGATCAATAGCCCCCGGTTTCAACCGGGGGTATAAAAAATGCCCACCCACAACCGTTTCAACGGTTTAACTGCAACATCAGGCTACCGCCTGGCGAAGTCATCTGGGATGTTTAACCCTTCTCTCCCAACCCTCGAAGGGTTTCGGAACCCTTCGAGGGTTTTGCTCCGGGATTGGGTAGCGCTTGTACTGCTTTCTATAAAGAAGAACACAATCGTTTAACGG
This genomic interval from Bacteroidia bacterium contains the following:
- the yidC gene encoding membrane protein insertase YidC → MDRNSIIGIVLIFVILIVFSYLNAPDPSQDALAPRETDTEQVVPQKAEDEAQQIEKAKEETKPILPGDFAAFSEGEEGEVTLENEHLIMRVSRKGGTPSFVQLKNYSTFDSMPLVLFSGRNDWQFGYLFRTHDQQVNTSDLYFDTEDADIRVTGNDSASLTMRLDMGGGQRIEQTYTLHGNSYMLGYDVKFIGFDNVIPRSQQSMQILWHANLLRQERTAKEERIHTSVHYKLAEEGADYLSETSDESEEFQEKLTWIGFKQKFFTQTLISEDHFAGGKISTQTDETSDTVKTLDAVLNLPLSHSGNEHYNMALYFGPVHYETLKQYASIDLHKQVFLGWPVFREVNRFLVIPLFNALNDYIASFGIIILILTLIIKLVLSPLTYKSYLSSAKMRLLKPELDEIKKKTGGDMAKQQSAQMTLYRKAGVSPFGGCLPAILQMPILIAMYSFFPSSIELRQEPFLWASDLSTYDSIMDLPFDIPFYGSHISLFTLLMAIATFFYGIINRQMQPSMGSDGPMAAQMKMMVYLPPFMMLFFLNSYASALSYYYLLFNLFSIGQFYLFQLVIDEKKLHAQIEEKKKRPVTKSKWQARLEQMAKEQQKKQAAKK
- the dinB gene encoding DNA polymerase IV, which codes for MGSASNNRTIVHMDLDSFFVSVERLMDSRLNGKPVLVGGTGSRGVVASCSYEARTFGIHSAMPMRTALQLCPDAIVLKGDSGRYSKYSDIITEIIKQEVPLFEKTSIDEFYLDLSGMDRFFGCYKLSSALRKKIIKETGLPISFGLSINKTVAKVATGEAKPNNEIQVERGLEKPFLSPLPVGKIPMIGEKTALLLGRMGVKKIHTLQEMPVELMEKAMGKNGVAIWKKANAIDNAPVEPYQERKSISLERTFEHDTTDVTKLRNLLIAMAENLAYQLRQGNKLTACVTVKLRYSDFNTYTLQKRIPYTSCDHHVIDYTKELFEKLYNKRLLVRLVGLKFSHLTGGGYQMQLFEDNPELINLYQAMDKMRNRFGLNAVKRAVGMDSRGLGRANPFNGMPPVIMAHRRQ